Genomic DNA from Haloplanus sp. HW8-1:
GGCGATGTACGACGCCTACCACGCGATTCGGAATCTGACCGACGAGCGCCCCGAGCGACCGGTCACCGTCGCCGGCCCGGTCTGTGAGACGGCCGATCTGTTCTGCGAGGAGCGGCCACTGCCGACGCCGCGCCGGGACGACCTGCTGGCCATCGGTTCGGCCGGCGCCTACGGCTACGAGATGGCGAGCACGTACAACTCCCGGCCGCGGCCGGCGGAGGTCGTCTTGGCGGACGGCGACCCCCGGATCGCCCGCGAACGCGAGACCCTCGCCGCCCTCACCGATCTGGAGGTGGACGGATGACGACAGTCACCGCCGAGAAGTACCACGGTACCGAGAACGACTTCCTCGTCCTGCCGGCGGACGCCCCCGTCCCCGACCGGGCGGCGTTCGCGGCGACCCACTGCGATCGGGAGTCCGGCGTCGGCGGCGAACGAACCGGCGCCGACGGCGTGCTCTTTCTCGACCTCGATCCCACCGCGTCGCCGGTCCGGGTGACGATGACGCTCGTCCAACCGGACGGTTCCGTCGCCGAGATGTGTGGCAACGGCGCGCGCGTCACCGCCGTGTGGGCGGCCCGCGAGACGGGCGCCCGCGAGGTGGTCATCGAGACGCCGGCGGGCGATCGACACGCCGTCGTTCAGTCCGAGGGCGTCACCGTCGAGATGGGGCGGCCCTCCTTCGACCCGGCCGACGTGCCGCTGGCGCGGGACGCCGGCGGGCCGCTGATCGACACCCCCGTGGAGGGCCTGACCGTCACCGCGGTGAACACCGGCGTGCCCCACGCCGTCGCCTTCGTCGACGACGTGGACGCCGTCGACCTCACCACCGTCGCCCCGCCGGTCCGGCACGCGGCGGTCTTCCCTGAGGGGGCGAACGTGACCCTCGCCGCGCGGATCGACCTCGACGACGACGCGACCGAGGGCGCCCCGGGCGCTCCCGCGGCCTTCCGCCAGCGGACCTACGAGCGCGGCGTCGAGGGGGAGACACTCGCCTGTGGGACGGGCGCCGTGGCCGTCGTCGCCGCAGCCAGGCGGACCGGCCGCCTCGATACCGAGGGACCGGTCCGCGTCTCGCCGCCCGGCGGCGACCTGGTGATCGTCGTGCCCGACGACGGCCCGGCGACGCTGACCGGCCCGGTCGAACGCGAGTTCGCGGTCGACTTGGAGGTGCCCGGAAGGTGAGCGCCGTCGGGTTCGATCCGGTCGCGTTCCTCGACGCGGCCGTCCGCATCGAGTCCCACGAGGACGTGACGGCGATGCGCGAGTTCCTCGTGGACACCCTTGCCGACCACGACGCCGACCCGCTGGTCGACGACGCGGGCAACACGCTCGCCACGAAGGGGTCGGGAGCCCCCCACGTCGTCCTGAACACGCACATCGACACGGTGTCGCCACACGTCCCCTACGACCGGGACGGCGAGTGCATCTACGGCCGCGGATCCTGTGACGCGAAGGGGCCGCTCGCGGCTATCCTCGCGGCCTTTCTCGGGACAGACCCCGGATCGGGGCGACTGACCCTCGCGGTGACGCCCGACGAGGAGGTGTACTCCACGGGCGCGGCGGCGCTCGATCTCTCGGTGCTCCCGGGGGTCGACGCCCCGGCCGGCGACGCCTACGTCGTCGGCGAGCCGACCGGACTGGACGTGTGTACCGCCGCCAAGGGCCGCTTCGAGGGGACTGTCCGACTGTCGGGGGCGAACGCCCACGCCGCCGAACCGGCGACGGGAACGAACGCAGTCGCCGCCGCAGAGGGGGCGCTCGCGGCGATCCGAGACTTCGACGCCGACAGGGATCCCCACCCGTCGCTCGGCCCGGCGACGCTCACGCCGACGGTGATCGAGGGCGGCGACGCGACGAATCAGGTGCCCGCGGACTGTGCGATCACCGTCGACCGGCGGAGCGTCCCGCCGGAGTCCGCCGAGGGGTTCCGAGAGTCCCTCGAAACGGCCGTCGACGACGCCACTACCGACGCCGTGGACGCCACGTTCGACCTGACCGAGCGGCCGACGCCCTTCCTCGAGGCTTTCGCCACCGACACCGACGAATCGGTCGTCCGGCGCCTCGCAGACGCGGCCGCCCGCGTCACCGACGGCGCCGGCGGCACCGTCCGCCCGTTCACCGCCGCCACCGAGGCCTCCTACTTCTCGCCCGCCCCGACCGTCGTGTTCGGTCCGGGCGTCCTCGCCGACGGGTCGGGCCCCGTCGCCCACGCTGACCGGGAGTACGTCCGGATCGACGCGGTGGAGCGGGCGGCGACGGCGCTGACCGACGCGCTCGCGACGCTGGTCGACTGAAGCGCAACCCCCAAGCGCCCGGGGAGTCTCGGGACGACCATGTACGAGGCGGTTCAGGTGGCTCCCGACGGCGAGTCCGACGCCGGTCGCGTCGTCCAGACGGCGGCACGGATGGGGTACGACGGCGTCGTGATCCGGGCGCGGGATGGGACTCCCGACTACGACGCACTCCGTGACGCCACGGCTATCGACGTCGTCGACGGCGTCGAGGTGGTCGCGGCGGACCCCGAACGGGCGAGCGGGGCGGTCGGGGGCCGCCGCCCGGACCACACGCTACTCTGTGTCCGGGGCGGCACCGACC
This window encodes:
- the dapF gene encoding diaminopimelate epimerase, with protein sequence MTTVTAEKYHGTENDFLVLPADAPVPDRAAFAATHCDRESGVGGERTGADGVLFLDLDPTASPVRVTMTLVQPDGSVAEMCGNGARVTAVWAARETGAREVVIETPAGDRHAVVQSEGVTVEMGRPSFDPADVPLARDAGGPLIDTPVEGLTVTAVNTGVPHAVAFVDDVDAVDLTTVAPPVRHAAVFPEGANVTLAARIDLDDDATEGAPGAPAAFRQRTYERGVEGETLACGTGAVAVVAAARRTGRLDTEGPVRVSPPGGDLVIVVPDDGPATLTGPVEREFAVDLEVPGR
- a CDS encoding M20 family metallopeptidase, translating into MSAVGFDPVAFLDAAVRIESHEDVTAMREFLVDTLADHDADPLVDDAGNTLATKGSGAPHVVLNTHIDTVSPHVPYDRDGECIYGRGSCDAKGPLAAILAAFLGTDPGSGRLTLAVTPDEEVYSTGAAALDLSVLPGVDAPAGDAYVVGEPTGLDVCTAAKGRFEGTVRLSGANAHAAEPATGTNAVAAAEGALAAIRDFDADRDPHPSLGPATLTPTVIEGGDATNQVPADCAITVDRRSVPPESAEGFRESLETAVDDATTDAVDATFDLTERPTPFLEAFATDTDESVVRRLADAAARVTDGAGGTVRPFTAATEASYFSPAPTVVFGPGVLADGSGPVAHADREYVRIDAVERAATALTDALATLVD